Proteins encoded by one window of Halomonas sp. Bachu 37:
- a CDS encoding glycerophosphodiester phosphodiesterase family protein has translation MIHPAISLPRLIAHRGFSAQAPENTLSAVRAAKEANCSWVELDVQLLGDGTPVIWHDADVARCSDGRGALQDFNWASASKLDVGSWFGDSFNGERMVQLKTMLSLLDELDMGANLELKVNKGRDAIALVDRVIPMILDALPAERLVVSSFDLNALKRTRELAGPDRLALGSLFTSLPPDWAKRCQAVTAYSIHVHWPRLKRAQAQAMREAGYQVLCYTVNDPSAFEPHWAWGIKSAITDVPASFQRFLGDETTQ, from the coding sequence ATGATCCATCCCGCCATTTCGCTACCCCGCTTGATTGCCCATCGCGGTTTTTCCGCCCAAGCGCCGGAGAACACCTTGTCGGCGGTGCGGGCCGCCAAAGAGGCAAATTGCTCCTGGGTCGAGCTGGATGTTCAGCTGCTGGGCGACGGCACACCGGTCATCTGGCATGACGCCGATGTGGCGCGCTGCTCCGATGGGCGCGGCGCCTTGCAAGACTTCAACTGGGCGAGTGCTTCCAAATTGGATGTCGGGAGCTGGTTCGGCGACTCCTTCAACGGCGAGCGTATGGTCCAGTTGAAAACCATGCTGTCATTGCTCGACGAGCTGGACATGGGCGCCAACCTCGAACTCAAGGTCAACAAGGGCCGCGACGCCATCGCTCTCGTGGACCGCGTGATTCCCATGATTCTCGATGCGCTCCCCGCCGAACGCCTGGTCGTGTCGTCGTTCGACTTGAACGCGCTCAAGAGGACCCGCGAATTGGCCGGCCCGGACCGCCTGGCACTGGGTAGCCTGTTTACGAGTCTGCCGCCGGATTGGGCGAAACGATGCCAGGCGGTGACGGCCTATAGCATTCACGTGCATTGGCCGCGATTGAAACGTGCCCAGGCCCAGGCAATGCGAGAAGCCGGTTACCAGGTGCTATGCTACACCGTGAACGACCCGAGCGCTTTCGAACCCCACTGGGCATGGGGAATCAAGAGCGCTATCACCGATGTCCCGGCGAGTTTCCAGCGCTTTCTCGGTGACGAGACCACACAGTGA
- a CDS encoding MurR/RpiR family transcriptional regulator, producing MTSPSPLRPDTLADLERLLADIEAGNASLRLGKRSRQVLSAMISAPQQTAVSSISDLAERLGVSPSTLSRLAQRLGFDGFGGLQDVFRRQVTEGKSFYSDQVSRLLDGTGESDALARLARLGRQESANIGDMVSGMDGETFTRCARQLVEARRVRIHGMRQFASLASFMAYGLGMLRPDAAPLDAIRHGVADALAQLGEDDVLVVVSCFPYTSSVLATAEVAARQGIHVIALTDAAGSPLAKIAHDSFTVPSHSLFFSNSMCAFMLLAEGLLSEAASLMGDAGLAALKRRERLIGELKESL from the coding sequence ATGACGTCCCCCTCGCCCCTCCGACCGGATACCCTCGCGGACCTCGAGCGCCTGCTCGCCGACATCGAGGCGGGAAACGCCTCGCTACGCCTGGGCAAGCGTTCACGGCAGGTGCTGTCGGCGATGATCTCCGCCCCCCAGCAAACCGCCGTCTCGTCGATCAGTGACCTGGCGGAGCGACTGGGGGTCAGTCCGTCGACGCTGTCGCGCCTGGCCCAGCGGCTGGGATTCGACGGTTTCGGGGGGCTGCAGGATGTGTTTCGGCGCCAGGTCACCGAGGGCAAGAGTTTCTACAGCGACCAGGTGTCCCGCTTGCTGGATGGCACGGGCGAGAGTGACGCCCTTGCCCGGCTGGCTCGGCTGGGACGTCAGGAGAGCGCCAATATCGGCGACATGGTGTCGGGAATGGATGGCGAGACCTTCACACGCTGCGCACGGCAATTGGTGGAAGCCCGGCGGGTGAGAATTCACGGCATGCGCCAGTTCGCCTCGCTGGCCTCATTCATGGCCTACGGGCTGGGCATGCTGCGCCCCGATGCGGCGCCGCTCGACGCCATTCGCCATGGGGTCGCGGATGCCCTGGCCCAGCTCGGCGAGGACGACGTGCTGGTGGTGGTGAGCTGCTTTCCCTATACCTCCAGCGTGCTGGCCACCGCCGAGGTAGCTGCCCGACAGGGCATTCACGTCATCGCCCTGACTGATGCCGCCGGCTCGCCGCTGGCCAAGATCGCCCACGACAGCTTCACGGTACCCAGCCACAGTCTGTTCTTCAGCAACAGCATGTGTGCCTTCATGTTACTCGCCGAGGGGCTGCTGAGCGAAGCGGCGAGTCTGATGGGCGATGCGGGCCTGGCTGCCCTCAAACGGCGCGAGCGATTGATCGGCGAGCTCAAGGAATCGCTGTGA
- the edd gene encoding phosphogluconate dehydratase — translation MVSATIPLNPTVEKVTRRIAARSAERRALYERRMEEQHRRGVHRAELSCGNLAHGFAACGADDKNSLKLMNSANLGIVSAYNDMLSAHQPLESFPAIIKQAARAMGSTAQFAGGVPAMCDGVTQGQPGMELSLFSRDVIAMATAVALSHNMFDAALYLGVCDKIVPGLFIGAARFGHLPALFVPGGPMESGLPNKEKARIRQLYAEGKVGREELLEAESQSYHSPGTCTFYGTANSNQLMMEIMGLHLPGASFINPGTAMREALTRYAAEQAVRNSQPGGDYRPFYRQVDARAIVNAMVGLLASGGSTNHTLHLVAMAAAAGLTIDWDDFTALSAVVPSLTRIYPNGQADVNHFQAAGGMSLLIRELLGSGLIHGDIPTVFGTDLSAYTQEPFLQDDKLVWREGPQQSLDTGVLRPVSAPFAATGGLTVLDGNLGRGIIKISAVDEAHRVVEAPVKLFEDQNQLQAAFDAGELDRDVIVVVRFQGPKANGMPELHKLTPYLGVLQDRGFKVALVTDGRMSGASGKVPAAIHVTPEAVNGGPLAKLREGDVIHLDANTGELNAKVSADEWANRKAADAHLAHYHSGLGRELFGGFRHLAADAEEGAGVFGGFEAEVLTLELEKIAQEDQ, via the coding sequence ATGGTTAGCGCAACGATTCCTCTCAACCCCACCGTCGAGAAAGTCACTCGTCGCATCGCGGCCCGCTCCGCCGAGCGGCGGGCACTCTACGAGCGGCGCATGGAGGAACAGCACCGCCGTGGCGTACACCGGGCCGAACTCTCCTGCGGCAACCTGGCCCACGGTTTTGCCGCTTGCGGCGCAGATGACAAGAACAGCCTCAAGCTGATGAATAGCGCCAACCTGGGCATCGTCTCCGCCTATAACGACATGCTTTCGGCGCATCAACCACTGGAGAGTTTTCCGGCCATCATCAAGCAAGCCGCCCGCGCCATGGGCTCCACCGCCCAGTTCGCCGGCGGAGTTCCCGCCATGTGCGACGGCGTGACCCAAGGCCAGCCGGGCATGGAACTGTCACTCTTCTCCCGCGATGTGATCGCCATGGCGACTGCCGTGGCTCTTTCCCACAACATGTTCGATGCCGCCCTTTATCTGGGAGTGTGTGACAAGATCGTGCCCGGCTTGTTTATCGGGGCGGCTCGCTTCGGCCATTTGCCAGCGCTGTTCGTTCCCGGCGGCCCTATGGAAAGCGGCTTGCCCAACAAGGAGAAAGCGCGCATTCGCCAGCTCTACGCCGAAGGCAAGGTCGGCCGGGAAGAGCTGCTGGAAGCGGAGTCCCAGTCCTACCATAGCCCCGGCACCTGCACCTTCTACGGTACCGCCAACTCCAACCAGCTGATGATGGAAATCATGGGACTGCATCTACCGGGAGCGTCCTTCATCAACCCCGGCACGGCGATGCGCGAAGCTTTGACCCGCTACGCCGCGGAGCAGGCCGTGCGCAACAGCCAACCCGGCGGCGACTACCGGCCGTTCTATCGCCAGGTGGATGCCCGTGCCATCGTCAACGCCATGGTCGGTCTGCTGGCCTCGGGCGGCTCCACCAACCATACCCTGCACCTGGTGGCGATGGCGGCGGCGGCTGGCCTGACCATCGACTGGGATGACTTCACCGCCCTATCCGCGGTGGTGCCGAGCTTGACGCGTATCTACCCCAACGGCCAGGCGGACGTAAACCATTTTCAAGCTGCCGGCGGCATGAGTCTGCTGATTCGCGAACTGCTGGGCTCGGGCCTGATCCACGGCGATATTCCCACCGTTTTCGGTACCGACCTCAGCGCCTACACTCAAGAGCCGTTTCTGCAGGACGACAAGCTGGTCTGGCGCGAGGGACCGCAACAGAGCCTGGATACCGGGGTACTTCGTCCGGTAAGCGCGCCCTTCGCTGCCACCGGCGGATTGACCGTGCTCGACGGCAATCTGGGTCGCGGTATCATCAAGATTTCCGCCGTGGACGAGGCGCATCGCGTGGTGGAAGCGCCGGTAAAGCTCTTCGAAGACCAGAACCAGCTCCAGGCGGCCTTCGACGCCGGCGAGCTCGATCGCGACGTCATCGTGGTGGTGCGCTTCCAGGGCCCTAAGGCCAACGGCATGCCCGAACTGCACAAGCTCACCCCCTACCTGGGCGTACTGCAGGATCGCGGTTTCAAGGTCGCCCTGGTCACCGACGGGCGCATGTCGGGCGCCTCCGGCAAGGTTCCGGCGGCGATCCACGTCACGCCGGAAGCCGTCAATGGGGGCCCACTGGCCAAGCTAAGAGAGGGGGATGTCATTCATCTGGATGCCAATACAGGCGAGCTGAATGCCAAGGTGTCCGCCGACGAGTGGGCGAATCGCAAGGCTGCAGACGCCCATTTGGCGCATTACCACAGCGGCCTGGGTCGAGAGCTCTTCGGCGGCTTCCGCCATCTCGCCGCGGACGCCGAGGAAGGTGCCGGGGTGTTCGGGGGCTTCGAGGCCGAGGTGCTAACCCTGGAGCTGGAAAAGATCGCTCAGGAGGATCAATGA
- the glpK gene encoding glycerol kinase GlpK codes for MSSYILAIDQGTTSSRAILFDRQARVVAIAQQEFTQHFPHDGWVEHDPEAIWDTVIATCRDALAKAEVTAEELAGIGITNQRETTLLWDRHTGKPLYNAIVWQDRRTSEYCQSLHNQGHAELVQAKSGLLIDPYFSATKLAWLLENVPEARTRAERGELAFGTVDSFLIWRLTGGKRHVTDATNASRTALFNIHTQAWDEELLQLFDIPASLMPEVKDSSCDFGMTEAQWLGTELPIAGVAGDQQAALVGQACFQPGMGKSTYGTGCFMIVNTGDTPAVSRNRLLTTIAYRLDGKPTYAMEGSIFVAGATVQWLRDGLNLFADASETEALAQETRTGHSVYLVPAFTGLGAPHWDPKARGAIFGLTRDTGIAEIVAAGLQAVCYQTRDLQHCMNDDMEASPGRLRVDGGMVENNWLMQFLADMLGVQVDRPHILETTALGAAYLAGLRLGWYRTLEDIEQLWRCERSFVPKMDEATREPLYQGWLDAVSRVRSTS; via the coding sequence ATGTCCTCTTATATTCTCGCCATAGATCAAGGGACGACCAGTTCCCGCGCCATTCTCTTCGACCGTCAGGCCCGGGTCGTGGCGATAGCGCAACAGGAATTCACCCAGCACTTTCCCCATGACGGTTGGGTCGAACACGATCCCGAGGCTATCTGGGACACGGTGATCGCGACCTGTCGCGATGCGCTTGCCAAGGCGGAAGTCACCGCCGAGGAGCTGGCGGGTATCGGGATTACCAATCAGCGCGAGACCACGCTCCTGTGGGATCGCCATACGGGCAAGCCGCTCTACAATGCGATTGTGTGGCAGGACCGTCGGACGTCGGAATACTGCCAGTCTTTACACAATCAAGGCCATGCCGAGCTTGTCCAGGCCAAAAGCGGGCTGCTGATCGACCCCTATTTTTCGGCCACGAAGCTGGCTTGGCTGCTGGAGAACGTTCCCGAGGCCAGAACGCGTGCCGAGCGTGGCGAACTGGCGTTCGGCACCGTGGATAGCTTTCTCATCTGGCGACTGACCGGGGGCAAGCGGCATGTCACCGATGCAACCAATGCCTCGCGTACGGCGCTGTTCAATATTCATACCCAGGCGTGGGACGAAGAGCTTCTGCAGTTGTTTGACATTCCTGCAAGCCTGATGCCCGAGGTCAAGGATTCCAGCTGCGACTTCGGCATGACCGAGGCGCAATGGCTGGGAACCGAGTTGCCCATTGCCGGGGTGGCGGGGGACCAGCAGGCGGCGTTGGTGGGGCAGGCATGTTTCCAGCCGGGCATGGGCAAGAGCACCTACGGCACCGGCTGTTTCATGATCGTCAATACTGGTGATACGCCAGCGGTGTCGCGCAATCGTCTGCTGACCACCATCGCCTATCGCCTCGATGGCAAGCCCACTTACGCCATGGAGGGCAGTATTTTCGTGGCGGGGGCGACGGTTCAATGGCTGCGTGACGGCTTGAACCTGTTCGCCGATGCCTCCGAGACGGAAGCGCTGGCGCAGGAAACCCGCACTGGCCATAGTGTCTACCTGGTGCCCGCCTTTACCGGTCTTGGCGCTCCCCATTGGGACCCCAAGGCTCGAGGCGCCATTTTCGGGCTGACTCGCGATACCGGTATTGCGGAAATCGTCGCCGCCGGATTGCAGGCGGTATGCTACCAAACCCGCGATCTCCAGCACTGCATGAACGACGACATGGAGGCCTCGCCTGGCCGCTTGCGGGTCGATGGCGGCATGGTGGAAAACAACTGGCTGATGCAGTTCCTGGCCGACATGCTCGGCGTACAAGTCGATCGCCCCCATATCCTCGAAACCACCGCCCTGGGGGCGGCTTATCTGGCCGGGTTGCGCCTGGGCTGGTATCGCACGCTCGAGGATATCGAGCAGTTATGGCGCTGTGAGAGAAGCTTCGTGCCGAAGATGGACGAAGCCACCCGTGAGCCGCTTTACCAGGGGTGGCTGGACGCCGTCTCGCGGGTGCGTTCCACTTCCTAG
- a CDS encoding DeoR/GlpR family transcriptional regulator encodes MNQQYRQDAIVELVRQQGYMSIEQLTGHFAVTPQTIRRDLNTLANEGRVRRVHGGVGVESSTVNTAYSTRKTLHLEEKERIARCLAQHIPDHSSLFINIGTSNEVIAQALLEHQGLEIITNNLNVAAILQHKEDFTVIVAGGQVRSRDGGIIGEATIDFIDQFKVDYGIIGISGIDEDGSLLEFDYQEVRVAQAIIANSRRVYLAADYSKFHRNPVVRQGNISQLDALFTDRRPPESIERLLVQHDVAVYLA; translated from the coding sequence ATGAATCAACAATACCGCCAGGATGCCATTGTCGAACTGGTTCGCCAGCAGGGTTACATGAGCATCGAGCAGCTCACCGGCCATTTTGCGGTAACCCCGCAAACCATTCGACGTGACTTGAATACCCTGGCCAATGAAGGACGGGTGAGGCGCGTGCATGGCGGTGTCGGGGTTGAATCGAGCACGGTCAATACCGCCTACAGCACCCGCAAGACCTTGCATTTGGAAGAGAAGGAACGCATCGCTCGCTGCCTGGCCCAGCATATACCCGACCACTCCTCGCTGTTCATCAATATCGGCACCAGCAACGAAGTCATCGCTCAGGCACTGCTGGAACACCAGGGGCTGGAAATCATCACCAACAACCTCAACGTGGCGGCGATCCTGCAGCACAAGGAGGATTTCACGGTCATCGTCGCTGGCGGCCAGGTGCGCTCTCGCGATGGTGGGATCATCGGCGAGGCGACGATCGACTTCATCGACCAGTTCAAGGTCGATTACGGCATTATCGGCATCAGCGGTATCGATGAAGACGGCTCGTTGCTGGAGTTCGACTATCAGGAAGTGAGGGTGGCACAGGCGATCATCGCCAATTCCCGGCGCGTTTATCTGGCCGCCGACTACTCCAAGTTCCATCGCAACCCGGTGGTGCGCCAGGGCAATATCTCTCAACTGGATGCGTTGTTTACCGACCGTAGACCACCGGAATCGATCGAGCGGCTTCTCGTTCAACATGATGTGGCGGTCTATCTTGCCTAG
- a CDS encoding carboxymuconolactone decarboxylase family protein, producing MSIESRLSPLDEAHMAPEQRRVLDAILSGPRGNLDGPFLAWIHSPALADHAQRLGAFCRYDTRLELRLTELAILFTAAWWQSQAEWQIHAPIAREAGVSEAVIEALREGRKPDFVRDDEALVVRLGESLYTTRRVDEALYDEAVATFGEPAVVELVGVFGYYALVAMTLNVFEVRRGSAPLPFSEPPRGGSEA from the coding sequence ATGTCCATCGAATCCCGTCTCTCGCCCCTCGACGAGGCGCACATGGCGCCCGAGCAGCGTCGCGTGCTGGACGCCATCCTGAGCGGCCCGCGCGGCAATCTGGACGGCCCCTTTCTGGCCTGGATTCACAGCCCGGCATTGGCCGATCACGCCCAGCGCCTGGGCGCCTTCTGTCGCTATGACACCCGCCTCGAACTGCGGCTCACCGAGCTTGCGATCCTGTTCACCGCCGCCTGGTGGCAGTCACAGGCGGAGTGGCAGATCCACGCACCCATCGCCCGCGAGGCGGGCGTCTCCGAGGCCGTGATCGAGGCCCTGCGCGAAGGGCGCAAGCCTGACTTCGTACGCGACGACGAAGCGCTGGTCGTACGCCTGGGTGAGTCACTCTATACCACCCGGCGCGTCGACGAGGCGCTCTACGACGAGGCCGTGGCAACCTTCGGCGAGCCGGCGGTGGTCGAATTGGTGGGCGTGTTCGGTTACTACGCTCTGGTGGCGATGACGCTCAACGTCTTCGAGGTGCGTCGCGGCAGCGCTCCACTGCCCTTCTCCGAGCCGCCTCGGGGTGGCTCTGAAGCTTGA
- a CDS encoding SLC13 family permease, which produces MSLADSTWVFIVLGLTLVAFIWGRFRYDLVALAALLSSVALGLIPAEDAFLGFGHPAVITVAAVLVISRGFERSGVVDVIANQVLKVGERLTLQLLVLTGTVLVLSGLMNNVGALALLLPVAIRLAREHDTSPSILLMPLAFGSLLGGLTTLIGTPPNIIISTYRGNETGENFGMFSFFPVGATVAVAGLVFIVLVGWRLTPRRQAQATTEEMFDTANYLVELKVGEDTKAKGWTLRELHDALEETIPVLAVVRDDNRRAGYAFHGALEEGDILLLEAGPEELKLLEDKAGLSAIPEPVEADELEDEAERETKKKREKEKAKSEKPDATEIDTEGLQLIEAVVRNDSMMINRNVRQLRLHNQFGLHLVAVARDGSRLKQRLRDIQFRTGDVLLLQGSENEIADSLATLGCLPLAKRDLTLGRPRMLIASIAIFALAIAIMLLDLLPAAVALSGAALVSLLIGVLPLRDGYQAIDGPVIVLLGAMLPVGQALETSGGAALVAEVMLSLGENLPIIFTLVGLFLLSMVLSNVINNAAAALLMAPIAASLARGFDASLDPFLMVVAVSASCAFLTPIGHQSNTLVLGPGGYRFGDYWKLGLPLSMVVLLTAIPMILLVWPLSG; this is translated from the coding sequence ATGTCACTGGCGGACAGTACTTGGGTATTTATTGTTCTGGGTTTGACGCTGGTGGCATTTATCTGGGGGCGCTTTCGCTACGACCTGGTGGCTCTGGCAGCGCTATTGAGCTCGGTAGCCCTGGGATTGATACCTGCCGAAGACGCTTTTCTCGGGTTCGGTCACCCGGCGGTGATAACGGTAGCGGCGGTGCTGGTGATCAGCCGGGGCTTCGAGCGCTCAGGCGTGGTGGATGTCATCGCCAACCAGGTACTGAAAGTCGGCGAACGCCTGACGCTTCAACTGCTCGTGCTTACCGGCACCGTCCTGGTGCTTTCCGGTCTCATGAATAATGTCGGAGCGCTGGCCCTATTGCTCCCGGTAGCGATACGCCTTGCCCGCGAGCACGATACTTCACCCTCGATCCTACTCATGCCCTTGGCCTTCGGTTCGCTGCTGGGTGGCTTGACCACGCTGATCGGAACGCCTCCCAACATCATCATTTCAACATATCGTGGCAACGAGACCGGCGAGAACTTCGGCATGTTCAGTTTCTTTCCCGTGGGCGCCACGGTGGCTGTCGCAGGCCTGGTCTTTATCGTGCTGGTGGGGTGGCGCCTGACGCCACGGCGCCAAGCGCAAGCGACCACGGAGGAGATGTTCGATACCGCCAATTACCTTGTCGAGCTCAAGGTCGGCGAGGATACCAAGGCCAAGGGCTGGACGCTGCGCGAGTTGCACGACGCCCTGGAGGAGACGATCCCGGTGCTGGCGGTAGTTCGCGACGACAATCGACGAGCCGGTTACGCCTTTCATGGAGCCCTGGAAGAGGGCGACATCCTGTTGCTGGAAGCGGGCCCGGAAGAACTGAAACTGCTGGAAGACAAGGCCGGCCTGAGCGCCATTCCCGAGCCGGTCGAGGCTGATGAGCTCGAAGATGAAGCCGAACGGGAAACCAAGAAGAAACGCGAGAAAGAGAAAGCCAAGTCGGAAAAGCCCGATGCCACTGAAATCGATACCGAAGGCTTGCAACTGATCGAGGCCGTGGTTCGCAACGATTCGATGATGATAAACCGCAACGTTCGCCAATTGCGCCTGCACAATCAGTTCGGCTTGCACCTGGTGGCAGTGGCTCGCGATGGCAGCCGGCTCAAGCAACGATTGCGCGATATCCAGTTTCGTACCGGCGACGTATTGCTGCTCCAGGGCAGTGAAAACGAGATTGCCGATAGTCTGGCCACCTTGGGCTGCCTGCCCCTGGCCAAGCGGGACCTGACATTAGGGCGGCCGCGTATGCTGATTGCTTCCATCGCCATCTTTGCCCTGGCGATAGCCATCATGCTGCTGGATCTATTGCCTGCTGCCGTCGCCTTGAGTGGAGCAGCCCTGGTATCGCTATTGATCGGCGTGTTGCCCTTGCGCGATGGCTATCAGGCGATCGATGGCCCGGTAATCGTGCTGCTGGGCGCCATGCTGCCGGTGGGCCAAGCTCTCGAGACCAGCGGCGGAGCCGCTCTGGTAGCCGAAGTGATGCTGAGCCTGGGGGAGAACCTGCCGATCATCTTTACCCTGGTCGGGCTTTTCCTGCTGTCGATGGTGCTTTCCAACGTGATCAACAACGCTGCCGCTGCACTGTTGATGGCACCTATCGCCGCTAGCCTGGCCAGGGGGTTCGATGCCTCGCTGGACCCGTTTCTCATGGTGGTGGCGGTTAGCGCCTCATGTGCTTTCTTGACGCCGATCGGCCACCAGTCGAATACCCTGGTACTGGGACCGGGTGGTTACCGATTCGGTGATTACTGGAAACTGGGGCTACCGCTCTCAATGGTGGTCCTGTTGACTGCCATACCGATGATCCTGCTGGTATGGCCGCTTTCGGGCTGA
- a CDS encoding NADPH:quinone reductase: MSQRIQFSRTGGSDVLEVVDASPVEPGPGEVRVRNEAVGLNFIDIYFRTGLYPAPQLPSGLGTEGAGVVDAVGQDVTHLKEGDRVAYAQGPLGAYAEHHTLPAEKVVVLPESIDFETAAASMLKGLTVQYLLRQTYPLKGGETILFHAAAGGVGSIACQWAKTLGVKLIGTVSSPEKAELAMANGAWATINYTEEDVVERVRELTDGEMCDVVYDSVGKDTWETSLDCLKPRALMVSFGNSSGPVDGVNIGILNQKGSLFVTRPSLNGYADTRERLEMMCREYFDMLESGKVKIDISHRYPLAEAGKAQDALQARKTTGSTIFVL; the protein is encoded by the coding sequence ATGTCCCAACGTATCCAGTTTTCTCGCACCGGCGGTTCCGACGTTCTGGAAGTCGTCGATGCCTCGCCGGTGGAACCCGGCCCCGGCGAAGTGCGGGTGCGTAACGAGGCGGTCGGCCTGAATTTCATCGACATCTATTTCCGTACTGGCCTCTATCCCGCGCCACAACTACCCTCGGGCCTGGGCACGGAAGGCGCTGGAGTGGTGGATGCCGTCGGTCAAGATGTGACCCATCTAAAGGAAGGCGACAGGGTGGCTTACGCTCAAGGGCCGCTGGGTGCCTACGCCGAACATCACACCCTGCCGGCGGAGAAGGTTGTGGTACTGCCGGAGTCGATTGATTTCGAGACCGCCGCCGCCAGCATGCTCAAGGGCTTGACGGTGCAGTACCTGCTGCGCCAGACCTATCCTCTCAAGGGCGGGGAGACGATCCTGTTTCATGCCGCAGCGGGTGGTGTCGGCTCGATCGCCTGCCAGTGGGCCAAGACGCTGGGTGTGAAATTGATCGGTACCGTCAGTTCGCCAGAGAAAGCGGAGCTGGCCATGGCCAATGGCGCCTGGGCGACCATCAATTACACCGAAGAAGATGTCGTGGAGCGGGTGCGCGAGCTCACCGACGGCGAAATGTGCGACGTGGTATACGATTCGGTGGGCAAGGATACCTGGGAAACCTCACTGGACTGCTTGAAACCTCGTGCGCTGATGGTCAGCTTCGGTAACTCGTCCGGTCCGGTGGATGGCGTCAATATCGGCATCCTCAACCAGAAGGGCTCGCTGTTCGTCACTCGACCTAGCCTCAACGGCTATGCCGACACCCGTGAGCGTCTGGAAATGATGTGCCGGGAGTACTTCGACATGCTCGAAAGCGGCAAGGTGAAAATCGATATAAGCCACCGTTACCCGCTGGCCGAGGCCGGCAAGGCGCAGGATGCGCTCCAGGCCCGAAAGACCACTGGCTCCACCATTTTTGTGCTCTGA
- a CDS encoding aspartate aminotransferase family protein, with the protein MSHVFHRHLKQHYPTAVGGEGPYLIDTDGRRYLDACGGAAVSCLGHSDAEVIEAIREQVGQLAYAHTSFFTTEPMEALADFLVERAPEGLSSVYFVSGGSEAVEAALKLARQYFIERGEPERRHLIARRQSYHGNTLGALATGGNAWRRRQFEPLLVEVSHVSPCYAYRGQAPGETPETYGERLAQELEAEIQRLGPQRVMAFVAEPVVGATLGAVPAVPGYFKRVREICDRHGILLILDEVMCGMGRTGSLFAAEQEGVSPDLVTIAKGLGAGYQPIGATLVSERIRAAIAEGSGFFQHGHTYIGHATACAAALAVQRAIESRDLLPRVRRLGDELQRRLEDRFGEHPHVGDIRGRGLFRGLELVAERADKTPFDPSRKLHADIKRTAMDHGLMCYPMGGTLDGQRGDHILLAPPFILEEYHLDEIVDKLDATLKTVLDHP; encoded by the coding sequence ATGAGCCACGTGTTCCACCGTCACTTGAAACAGCACTATCCCACCGCCGTGGGCGGCGAGGGCCCGTACCTGATCGATACCGATGGTCGGCGCTACCTGGACGCCTGCGGTGGCGCCGCGGTGTCCTGTCTGGGGCACAGCGATGCCGAGGTCATCGAGGCGATCCGCGAGCAGGTAGGGCAGCTGGCCTATGCACATACCTCCTTCTTCACCACCGAGCCCATGGAGGCGCTGGCCGACTTCCTGGTCGAGCGCGCACCGGAAGGGCTGTCATCGGTCTACTTCGTGTCGGGCGGGTCCGAGGCGGTGGAGGCGGCGCTGAAACTGGCTCGCCAGTACTTCATCGAGCGCGGTGAGCCAGAGCGACGTCACTTGATCGCGCGGCGCCAGAGCTATCACGGCAACACGCTCGGCGCCTTGGCCACCGGCGGCAATGCCTGGCGGCGACGGCAGTTCGAGCCGCTGCTGGTGGAGGTGAGCCATGTCAGCCCCTGCTACGCCTATCGCGGCCAGGCCCCGGGCGAGACGCCGGAAACCTATGGGGAGCGGTTGGCACAAGAGCTCGAGGCCGAGATCCAGCGACTGGGGCCACAGAGGGTGATGGCTTTCGTGGCCGAGCCGGTGGTCGGCGCGACGCTGGGTGCAGTGCCCGCCGTGCCGGGCTATTTCAAGCGGGTGCGCGAGATCTGCGATCGCCACGGCATCCTGTTGATCCTCGATGAGGTGATGTGCGGCATGGGACGTACCGGCAGCCTGTTCGCCGCCGAGCAGGAGGGCGTGTCGCCGGACCTGGTGACCATTGCCAAGGGCCTGGGGGCCGGCTACCAGCCGATCGGCGCGACACTGGTCAGCGAGCGGATTCGCGCGGCCATCGCCGAGGGCTCGGGTTTCTTCCAGCACGGCCACACCTACATCGGCCATGCCACCGCCTGTGCCGCGGCGCTGGCGGTGCAGCGGGCCATCGAATCCCGCGACTTGCTGCCCCGTGTGCGCAGGCTGGGCGATGAACTGCAACGGCGGCTCGAGGATCGCTTCGGCGAGCATCCCCATGTCGGCGATATCCGCGGGCGAGGGCTGTTCCGCGGCCTCGAACTGGTGGCCGAGCGCGCCGACAAGACGCCGTTCGATCCGTCCCGCAAGCTGCATGCCGACATCAAGCGTACGGCCATGGATCACGGCCTGATGTGCTACCCGATGGGCGGCACCCTCGATGGTCAGCGGGGTGACCACATCCTGCTGGCGCCGCCGTTCATCCTCGAGGAATACCACCTGGACGAGATCGTCGATAAGCTCGACGCGACCCTCAAGACCGTTCTCGATCACCCGTAA